A window of the Nevskiales bacterium genome harbors these coding sequences:
- a CDS encoding inositol monophosphatase family protein → MSASPLLQTALAAAKAAEGVIRRCYGSGLAVQTKADRSPVTEADIESERVIREILARAFPAHGFYGEELGRSAADAEYVWLIDPIDGTKSFVRGYPMFSTQIALLHRGELVLGVSNAPCYGDGGELAWAERGQGAFLNGAPIRVSDVGALAQATLSLGNIGTLAQSPRWARLGRLIPQLHRVRGYGDFLHYHLLASGRLDIVIESDVNILDIAALTVILREAGGEITDLDGRPVGLDTTSVFASNGRLKDAVRAVLG, encoded by the coding sequence GTGAGCGCCAGCCCACTGCTGCAGACGGCCCTCGCCGCGGCGAAGGCCGCCGAGGGCGTGATCCGCCGCTGCTACGGCAGCGGCCTTGCGGTGCAGACCAAGGCCGACCGTAGCCCGGTGACCGAGGCCGATATCGAAAGCGAGCGCGTCATCCGCGAGATTCTGGCACGCGCCTTCCCGGCGCATGGGTTCTACGGCGAGGAACTGGGGCGCAGCGCGGCGGATGCCGAGTATGTCTGGCTGATCGACCCGATCGACGGCACCAAGAGCTTCGTGCGCGGCTACCCGATGTTCTCCACCCAGATCGCGTTGCTGCACCGCGGCGAGCTGGTGCTGGGCGTGTCCAATGCCCCCTGCTACGGCGACGGCGGCGAGCTGGCCTGGGCCGAACGGGGGCAGGGTGCGTTTCTGAACGGCGCGCCCATTCGTGTCAGCGACGTCGGCGCACTGGCGCAGGCCACGCTCTCGCTGGGCAATATCGGCACGCTGGCGCAGTCGCCGCGCTGGGCGAGGCTGGGGCGGCTGATCCCGCAGCTGCACCGCGTGCGCGGCTACGGCGATTTCCTGCATTACCATCTGCTGGCGTCGGGGCGGCTCGATATCGTGATCGAGTCGGACGTCAACATCCTCGACATCGCGGCGCTGACCGTGATCCTGCGCGAGGCCGGCGGCGAAATCACCGATCTCGACGGCCGCCCGGTCGGGCTGGATACCACCAGCGTGTTCGCCAGCAACGGCCGACTCAAGGACGCCGTGCGCGCCGTGCTGGGCTAG
- the ampE gene encoding regulatory signaling modulator protein AmpE, which yields MTLIGIIIALVCEHMLSHVERWREHAWYMTYARWVHARLPVPALWNSAWGLLPLLLPLLILVGLLQVGLRDGIDVLLALPLAVLILLLCLGPRDIAEELNSYFEARARGDDEALQRIERDLCTGPGRLHECDAQGRLVRAVLLQAHERLFGVLLWFFVFGPFGAVLYRLAASLPRVLTALGAGERLHQAARWLHAVLAWAPAHLVAALYGLAGSTDDALKAWRAVGTGEYDWQARTWRVLTEVGCGALQIEDDLSGQTLTQDSDSALHGALALIQRTLVILLGLFALFTIGGLLS from the coding sequence ATGACGCTGATCGGCATCATCATCGCCCTCGTCTGCGAGCACATGCTGAGCCATGTGGAGCGCTGGCGCGAGCATGCCTGGTACATGACCTACGCGCGCTGGGTGCATGCGCGGCTGCCGGTACCGGCGCTGTGGAACAGCGCCTGGGGCCTGCTGCCGCTGCTGCTGCCGCTGCTGATTCTGGTCGGTCTGCTGCAGGTCGGGCTCAGAGATGGCATCGACGTGCTCTTGGCCCTGCCGCTGGCGGTACTGATTCTGCTGCTGTGCCTCGGTCCGCGTGACATCGCCGAAGAGCTCAACAGCTATTTCGAGGCGCGCGCACGTGGCGACGACGAGGCGCTGCAGCGCATCGAGCGCGACCTGTGCACCGGACCGGGCCGCCTGCACGAGTGCGATGCCCAGGGTCGTCTGGTACGGGCGGTTCTGCTGCAGGCCCACGAGCGGCTGTTCGGCGTGCTGTTGTGGTTCTTCGTCTTCGGTCCGTTCGGCGCAGTGCTCTACCGCCTGGCCGCCTCTCTGCCGCGCGTGCTCACCGCGCTTGGCGCGGGCGAGCGGCTGCACCAGGCGGCGCGCTGGCTGCATGCCGTGCTGGCCTGGGCGCCGGCGCATCTGGTGGCGGCGCTATATGGTCTGGCTGGCAGCACCGACGACGCGCTCAAGGCCTGGCGCGCGGTCGGCACCGGCGAGTATGACTGGCAGGCACGCACCTGGCGTGTGCTGACCGAGGTCGGCTGCGGGGCGTTGCAGATCGAGGACGACCTGTCGGGCCAGACGCTGACCCAGGACAGCGACAGCGCCCTGCATGGCGCGCTGGCGCTGATTCAGCGCACGCTCGTCATCCTGCTGGGCCTGTTTGCGCTGTTCACGATCGGCGGTTTGCTGTCGTGA